Below is a genomic region from Nilaparvata lugens isolate BPH chromosome 3, ASM1435652v1, whole genome shotgun sequence.
AAACTAATAATATTTGGTCCCTTACACTGAAATGTTTTACATCAcagattatttataattattgattcatgaCTTGGAAATATGATAGTGTAATGCCGGCCTTATTACTGTAGTATGCTACTATAAATACTTCTTTACATGTCAAAAGTCGGTTGAAATGGAAATCTTTAGTTGCCGTACTTCACACAAATTTCTATAACCTTATATTCATTCACTAGATAGTAAAAAGTAGTCTATCTATAAACATAATGTGATCGGGCTATACGTAATAGGGCTGTTACATGCGAATGCGATGACAATGTGTGGTACCACATAACTTGTGTTAATATTCCAACGGAGCAATACGAGTTGATGACTAAGGGTGTGGATCAGGGACAAGCTTGGAAATGTGATGCATGTAAGGAAGGAAAGAGAGGAGTTTCAACTCAGGAAATGACTACTGATAATGACTTTCAACTAACAAATGACAATCCAGATATTGGAAATGAACAATTTATAACGGACTGTAATTCGTTAGAGCAGATAAACATGACTAAAGCCTGTACTAACGCCAACTCGAATTCAAGCATGATTAGCATAAACAATGAAAACATTACCAGACCAAACTCTACGAGTAATAGTCAAAGTAAACAAACTTTTATATGTTAATAAAACTCCTATTGAACGACATCTGTGAACTTAGAGATGAAATCTTAAAGAAAGAAAGCATTAGACTATCGGATGTTGTAGTTGAAAAAATGGACGTAATATATAAGCTTGAAAATATTATCTATGACTTCTCACGGGGAATTCACCCGGAGCAAACCTGTCCTAAAAGGAAAGAAATTGAACAGGAGACAAATACCTTGATATATCATGGAAATAGATCTAAGGAGGTTAAGACAAATGAAGACTAATAGGTAAATGGTGAGACGGAACCGAGGTTACAAACGGGAAAAACTATTACTTCTAATGAAAAGAGTAATGCTACGGacttattgataatatttatttacattacaatatgagGGCACCAGGAAGAAATACTTCCCATAATAGCCCTATTGACACAACCAAAAATTACAATTCTAATATATTaacagtataatataatatagtataagcCTAATCTAATAAAGaaaattcactaaattagaAAAAGAtagaaactacaataatttttaaaatgaaatttatgatgaaaaagaggaatatgatgatgatgatgataagtataaattaataagaaaaaaagaacAAGATCATAATGTCAATATTTTAAACCAACAATTGAAGATGACCCGTGGGATTTGCTGGTCTCCTAGCGGGCGCCTCCCCAGGTGGCGGATAGGGGGATGCCTCCTAGATATAGGGGGTACCGAGGAAATCAAATACCCGGGGCGGACCAAAACCAGCAACAAAACTGCTGCCTTGCAGATGGAGTTCAATGGAACTTCAAAGGCTAAGGGAAGAAAACCCTAACAGGAAATTGACTGCTGCCTTGTAGTTCGGCATTGGTTTGTCAAAGGCTAGGGAAGAAATCCCGAAAAAATTAcctggtcctccaggttgggggttTGGCGAGGGGCCAACAACCCCTCCCTGGAAAAAAAATCACACGTTGAGAATAACACAACACAGCCTCGGATTGGATCGGATAAAAATGGAAACAAAAGAAAAGGAAAATGCACCAAAAGGAAAAAGGATATGGATTTGATTTTAGCAACATGGAACGTTAGAACACTTAAAAGACCAGGAGCACTACATGCATTGAAACGACAGTTGGAACTTTACAGGGTTGAAATTGCTGCAATTCAGGAGATGAGATGGCCAGGGAACGGAATTTTGGAGAGTGGAGACTGGACCGTGTTCTTTAGTGGTAGTAATGATGGAAGTGGAATGGCTGGTACTGGATTTCTGGTCAATAGGAAAAGGAAAGAAGCAGTAATCGGTTTCAAACCAGTGAATGAGAGAATCAGCACTCTAAGATTAAGATCTCAATTCTTCAACATCACATTAGTATGCGTATATGCTCCAACAGAGGATGCggatgaagaggagaaggagagattCTATGAGAAGTTGGAGGAAGTAGTTGACGAAATAGCGCATCATGATGTGAAAATCCTCCTGGGAGACCTGAACGCAAAAATAGGTAGAGAAGAGAGATTTCAGAGTGTGATAGGGAAAGAGAGCTTACACAGTGAAAGTAATGATAACGGGAGGCGAGTGATAGATCTTGCTGTAAGAAAGGATATGATTATAAGTAGCACCCAGAAACAgcgaaaaaacatcaaaaaagcTACCTGGTGTTCACCGGACGGGGtcacatcaaatcaaatagatCATATTTTGATCGATAAAAGACACTGTACTGATATAACAAATGTGGAAAGCTGTAGAGGGGCTGATATAAACTCAGACCACTATATGGTCAGGATTGGTTGTAGACAGCGTATCACAGTGACAAACAATAAGAGAGCAAAAACGCAAGCTCGTTTTGATGTGGCAAAACTGAAAGAAGAGGCGGTGTCACACAGATATGAGGAATGCTTGAAGAACTATCTGGAACAGAAAGAGGATGCATGGAACACTGAGGGAGTAGAAGGGAAATGGAGTATTCTGAAGGAAAGTGTGATTGGAGCTGCAAGGGAAGTTGTTGGCTCTAGAAAGAAGGAAATTCAGGCTCGCTGGTTTGATGAAGAATGCATAACTGCAATTGAAAGACGAAATAGGGCCAGAATGAAAATGATCCAGAGAAAAACACGGGGAACTGTGGAAGATTATAGATCAGAAAGGAGGATAGCGGATAAGCTAtgtagaagaaagaaaagagcaTATGAGAAGCAGCAGTTGGAGAGTATAAAAGAGCATTATGGCAGAGGAGAGATGAgaaagttttacaaaaaaataagagAAGATAAGAAAGGGTTTCAACCCAGGGCAGTGTACTGCAAGGATAAATTAGGAAATATGATAGGAGATGAACAAGGAATAAAGAGGAGATGGAGAGAACACTTTGATGAAGTCTTGAACCATGGCCAACAAGAAACTGAAACTGCTTATGATGATGTGAGAACGGTACAAGAGGAAGTGGGTAGACCGATGCTTAATGAGGTGAAAGAGGCTATCAAAGATCTTGCAAACAATAAGGCCCCTGGGTTAGATCTAATAACGGCAGAACTTGTTAAAAAAGGAGGGGACATGTTTGTACAGAGGATGCATGCTCTAATCAATGAAATATGGTTAGAAGAAAAAATGCCAGAAGAATGGAGCATTGGTATAATTTGTCCAGTTCATAAAAAGGGGGACAAAATGGAGTGCTGAAACTACAGAGGAATCACCCTACTGAGTATTCTGTACAAAGTCTTTGCCAAAATTCTAGCAAAAAGGATGACGCCATTGATAGAATGTAATATTGGAGAGTATCAATGTGGTTACCGGCCAGGAAGATCAACAGTCGACCATATCTTCACAATCAGGCAAATTCTGGAAAAATGCTATGAGTTTGATGTCAACGTGCAACAGATATATATTGATTTCCAACAGGCATATGACACTATCAGTAGGGTGAAAGTGTATGAGGCACTTAGAGAGTTAAATGTCCCCACAAAGCTGATCCGTCTCATAAGTATGACGATGAAAGGAAGCAGAGCTGTGGTCAAGATTGATGGAAGTGTTACAGATGATTTTGAGGTAAGAAGGGGACTGAGGCAAGGAGATGTGCTGTCaaccatgttattcaatgcagtgCTGGAAAATATTATCAGAAAGGTAACCACCAACAACCCCGGGGGCACACTCTTCAACCGGATGTGCCAAATAATGGCTTATGCAGATGACGTGACCATACTAGCAAGAAACAGGAGGGAACTGACAGAGATCTATGAAAAGCTGGAACATGAGGCAAGAGAAGTAGGCCTGGAAATTAATATGCAGAAAACTAAAGTGATGGTTATGTCCAGGAGGCCAGTGAATGATGGAACACAGATACAGTTATCAGGTAGAACCTTTGAGAAAGTGAAATCATTCAAGTATTTGGGCACCCTAATAACGGAAGAGAATAATGTAGCAGAAGAAGTGGATGCTAGGATAATGTCCGGAAATAGGGTGTATTTCGCCCTGCAGAATATCCTGAAGTCCAAAAATGTGTCAAAAAAaggcaaaataaaaatttacacaaCAGTTTTAAGACCAATAGTGACATATGGGGCCGAAGCTTGGACATTGACTACACGAGAAGAAGGTCTGCTTCAGAGATGGGAAAGAAAGATTTTAAGAAGAATTTTTGGAGCAACCAAGGAAAATGAAATATGGAGGATGAGAACAAACGAGGAACTAGGAAGATTGTTCGAAGAGACCAGTATTTTATCTGTTGTGAAAAGTATGAGGCTGAGATGGGCTGGTCATGTGTGCAGAATGCCGGAAGGGAGGGTGCCAAGAATGGTGCTGGAAGGCAAACCCGGAGGAAGAAGATTacaaggaagaccaagaaagcgGTGGGTTGACGATGTGGAAGAGGATTTGCGCAGACTGGGtgtaagaagatggagaagaacagcAGAATGTCGAGAGGGGTGGAAGGATGTGGTTGTGAAGGCTAAGGCTCTACATGGGCTGTAGtgccaataatgatgatgatgaattgaagatgagaatgaggtgtatgatgatgatgatgatgatgatgatgatgatgataatgacgaTAACGATTATGATCATCATGATGATGACTATGTTGATGAGTGTAAattaaaaagaagaaaaaaaagaacaaGACCATGTCTGTATACCAATGGACAAAGCAAAGAAAGCAAGACAACAAAAGCTAAAAATAGATTACTACCATTTTCCCAGAACCAGTAGGCATACTACCAACGGGCAATTGACTTCAACATCAATCTCCTTACTTCCAAGCCTGATTCCCTCTACTCAGCCCTTTCATCACAGTCTCTGCACTCTAGTTAGAGGCGAGAAATAACTATGCACAGTCCTGCTTCTAGGCAAAGAAAACAAGACAGAATTCCTGGCATTGAAGGAGGGCACATAAAAGTTGAGCATTGACAGCAGCACAGGAGAATGCACCACTCCATCAAGCAGCGACCAAATGAAAAACACTGAAGCTCTATCTCTGCGCAAACTCATGGAATCCATCGAAAACATATCTCTCAGTCTGCCAGAAGGAAAACCAAGAGGACAAGCACTTCTAAACttcttaaaatataaaaaacgaagcaatttgttttgaattttctcaattgCACGATTTTCTTGGTCAGTATGAGGACTCCAAATTATGGAGCCAAACTCAAGCACACTCCTCACAAGAGAGACATAAACATTTATTCAGGGTTACTGAAGTCAGCCGAGTTCCTCAGAAAAACCCCAACAGCTTGTTTGCCTTGTTAGTTACATACTCTATGTGGGATGAGAATGACaaagaattgtcaaaaacaattCCCAAGTCCTTGCAGATGGTAACTCTGTCCAGAATATGATTATTAATTCTGCAAGTGAAGGCTGTGGGATTACGTTTCCTAGAATACGTCATACATTTACACTTGTCCACATTCATCTCAAGACGATTCACCGCACACCACAATGAAGCCCTGTCAACATCAATGTGCAACTGATAGCAATCATCAGCAGGACCTCGGAGCTCTCGATAAATCTtgatatcatcagcaaaaactAGACATTCCGAGGACAACTGGAGAGGAAGCTCATCAATTAGCAAAAGAAACAGAAGAGGACCTAGATTAATTCCCTGCGGTACTCCAGAAATACTGAAAAAAGCAGATACAATGTTCGGCCTATGGAACAAATAGTTTCGAAACAAGGAAATCAGCACTTCAATGAAGCCAAGGTTGAAGAGTCTGCAATAGCACACTGTGATTTACTCGATCAAAAGCTTTTGCGAAGTCTGTGTACACAACGTCAACCTATCCACCCGAATCCATCACTCTGCAAGTGTACTCCGTGAACTGAAACAGATTGGTTTGCACAGATCTACCTCGCAGGAATCCATGCTGACAGTCTGATATAATAGGAATGGAATGCCATAAGATACTTCTATATAGAATCTtctcaaaaatctttgaaaatactGACAATAGGCAGATAGGACGatagtttttaatcaaatttttcTTCCCAGATTTAAAGATTGgtacaatttttgaaattttcctcttACTAGGAAAGTGGCCCATCCTGAGCGACAGATTTAGCAGATACTTCAAAGGTCCAACCAAGAGCTCACCACAACACTTCACTACAAATGATGGAGTCCCATCGGGACCCGGGGATGTCATTGGTTTAAGGCTTTTTATTGTCAAAAGTCCTGTTCCAATACAGATGATATATTCAAACCACCAATGGAACCAATACGTTGAAAATTATCATCGACTACATTTCCATAGCAGGCAGTGATTGGCGTGTAAAAGGACTGGAAGAATGCTGCAAACCCAGCTGGAACCTCAGAGCCAATAAATACCTCATCATCCAGCACCATCCTCTCACAGATATCTCCTGTACTACGTTTGTCATTTACAAACTTCCAAAACTCTTTGGAGTTTTTCCTGATATTTATCTGGTCACTGTTGACATAACTGGTAAGCCACCGCGATCAAAGCCTTCAAGTCTCTCTTTAATCTTAGAAATTGATTCTTATGATAATCCGAGATATTCTTCTTCCGTGCATAcctattcttctttttcaacaACCGAATAATCTCCACCGTAAACCATGGGGGATATTTCTACCCCTTACCATTGATAATCTTCTTGGGAATAGTAGCATCAAAACATCTGTAAATTACTTCATAAACGAAATCAACAGCTTCATCGACATCTCCCAGATGATATAAGCCACTCCAATCAAAATCTCTCAACATTTCATACAGAGAGAGGTAGTCAGCCCTCCTGAAGTCATAAACAGAGTGAATACCTGGACTCATCTGCTGCTCCTGTGAGGTGTCAACAATCAAATTCATGCTAAGAGCCGGGTGGTGGACTAAATCTTTGGGTACCAGTGGAACCGAGTCACGAGTCACCTCCACAACAGGAAAGTTTGAGAGGATCAAATCAAGTGTTCGTGAGTTCAAGTTCCTCACACTATTAAATAACTGCAAGTTATAAAAACCCGAAAATTGACAGTCTCCTAGCAACCACAGACCAACCACCCAGATCATACATGTTATCGGTGATCTATGGCAAGTTAAAGTCTCCCGCAATAAAAAGCCTATGTCCAATCTCATGAACATAGTTATCCAGACAAtcaaaataaacttgaaagtcTTCAACAATCgcattattgtaaaaataagcAACGTTAATGTACAGAGGCCCATCCAGAGATGCAACTCTAATCATGAAGCTCTCAAACCGACCACCATCCAGCAACAAATTGATATCAACACATTCACAAGACTGAATTCCTCTACTAATTGCCATAAGGAGACCACCaccttcaaattcatattatttaatatataaaGGCCACCTCATCGGACAAACTTCAATCAttttatggaattattgaagatTACCATGGATATGATCAAAAATGACTATTGCAATCTACAAATTGTGATATGCGGTGACTTGAATACCTGATTGGTATTCAGTGATTCCAATACCTGAATTGGTGgataattcataatttcataatttttaactTTATAATTTGGTGGATGATTTTGACAAGGACATTTTTAATGATTTACTAATGTCGCGAAATCTTCAAATTACTTTTAAACATCATACGAGAATAGATACAAGAACTAAACGTCACAGCcaacttatttatttcataacgGATATTCCAAACCAGTATTACACAATTAAGATTTTGCCACAAATTCTGATCATGACATTATTGTTCTAAATCTTGATATAGTGACATACAGAGTAACGAAAAAACTGAGAAGAAGAGATTTACAAGACCACAGCAGGACCTATTCAATTACTTATTGGCAGATCAAAACTTGAAGGTTGGTTTCCATGATAGTGTCAAAGATAGTTTTAA
It encodes:
- the LOC111049733 gene encoding craniofacial development protein 2-like — translated: MDLILATWNVRTLKRPGALHALKRQLELYRVEIAAIQEMRWPGNGILESGDWTVFFSGSNDGSGMAGTGFLVNRKRKEAVIGFKPVNERISTLRLRSQFFNITLVCVYAPTEDADEEEKERFYEKLEEVVDEIAHHDVKILLGDLNAKIGREERFQSVIGKESLHSESNDNGRRVIDLAVRKDMIISSTQKQRKNIKKATWCSPDGVTSNQIDHILIDKRHCTDITNVESCRGADINSDHYMVRIGCRQRITVTNNKRAKTQARFDVAKLKEEAVSHRYEECLKNYLEQKEDAWNTEGVEGKWSILKESVIGAAREVVGSRKKEIQARWFDEECITAIERRNRARMKMIQRKTRGTVEDYRSERRIADKLCRRKKRAYEKQQLESIKEHYGRGEMRKFYKKIREDKKGFQPRAVYCKDKLGNMIGDEQGIKRRWREHFDEVLNHGQQETETAYDDVRTVQEEVGRPMLNEVKEAIKDLANNKAPGLDLITAELVKKGGDMFVQRMHALINEIWLEEKMPEEWSIGIICPVHKKGDKMEC